The Bicyclus anynana chromosome 12, ilBicAnyn1.1, whole genome shotgun sequence genomic interval acacaatcatgtaaaaaaatttcacttaagaactagccaattttgctttgacagttttagaattattggtaaagaaaattatacctaaaggcctttaaatatagtccaatattcaataaaatcccaaattcagttTTAAATAGGAGATCTATGAAGATAGCCAAACAATGTGACCaattttaagcctcaatagctataTGGTACAGGGACTGTACTCATCATCTTGAAGTCATCATTCAACGAACTATTGTAGTACCCACTCCCAGCAGAGTCTTTTCAGACTAGTTGCAAAGGGAACAGGAACATTGGTGATATTTGAAAAAGgtctacaaaaattaaaaaaaaaactaactttcaAAGCACTTATGCCTGCAAAATAAGGAGCGCCCGTATATTCGAGTGAGCCTCCTACAACTCCTATTCGTCCTGATTGACCTTTGTGGTGTGTTCCATCTAATGGTGGTATGCATAATTTTATGAATTGTATAATCTTTGTCTCATCCATCACAGAAAATTGACGAAATTGAGAGTAACTTCTTAGTAATGGAGCtgttaagaaaatttttaatatcatatcaaacctaaaaaaaactaaaaacccaTTATTGCAAGTCACCACTCAGTACTTTACTTAAATTATGTTTCAAATATTCTGTGACATATGTAATATGTAGTTAGTACACGTATAATGTTCAAGATAATTCTGTTGAACACTGTGATCTTgcaaataacattaatattacacaGCGTTTTCAAAATttgcaaaatttaaaatttccatccatttatttattttggttagGTGCTTTTACGTCATACGTCAATTTCAAgttgtcaaatgtcaaaattGACAAATTGTAAACATCTGTCATCTGTATGGTCATCTGTCAGTTGTCCGTTCGACACATGACATGTTCGACAGTTCAACTGAGAATCAATTTTGGAATCTAGGCTTTTAGTGCCCGCGCTGCATTTTACGCCTACAACGCAGATTTACTTCATCTTCGCGGTTAAAGTTAGGCaatcataattttatactatataaagtcaaatcaaaatcaccgcaaaaagtaatccgaataatACTGGCTACAATACTGAgtacacacatgcacaattttgtctttaattccattttatatttacctatgtataaatagtttttacacttcctgaacacacaactcgacattgtaaacaatatttgggcattatttgtttaaataacattgctgaccacaactaacattgagttggctgtaaatttcctcttttaagcgcctcatttttcatgtgctagtaacacatctgacagtatttaatataattggtAAAAGGTAaagtaaaaagtttattttgataTCACCATGCAGATACTAGCGGTTAAACACGTTGCCTGCTATCTCATTGGTAatgttacatacataaaaataactcAAAACGCCTGAACTCTTTAGCGAAATTTAACCTTTCAAATCCTCAGCACTCGACCTTTTTAGTCTGAGCAATGTGCATGTCTCCTTTGCTCGACGTGGCCCTCGGGTGGGCTgtcgtaaaaataatataaataagatatgAGATAGTCATAGAAAAGGCGTATAAGATGATTAATGATGCTTGCGAGAgcctctagacctctttaatccggccctatcgcaaaatccgttcttaacgggtacctactaactgtaaactatcTCCTTGccgaatttattatttgtaggcCAAATGACCTTTCAGTGACCGAACATTTTTTCCCGTTTTCGCTACAATTCTGATCgcggtgctttgctcctattggtcgtagcgtgatgttttatagtttataaccttcctcgataaatgggcttttcaacacaaataatttttcaattctaatCATTAGATTGTCAGTAGGTAAGACGAAATTGCCTGAACGCCCCGTTCAGGCAATTTCGTCTTGTGCAAGTGCAAGTGTCGTACGATtacgtcacgtacaatatcgcgactgTTAGCAGGAatcgatatttatgcgaactttgtatgcatgtaaaatcataactatttggtattaaataaaacgaaaagtaatgtttttgtacgagtatatataaaagctctaatgtaacaaaGTGTCAAGTAATTTTGCATATCTAGTGACATTCTCCATTGTTTTAGGCCCGTAATATTGAATACAAAGATCCTGTTGAAGAGGAATGGGAAAAgtttcaaaaagaaataaaagaagaaacTACTACTTCTGCAGAAATTATTGCTGGTGAACAAGAAGAAGCTACAGCAGAACGACAAATTGATGAAATAGATGAACAGATACGAAACTGGTCAAGGTATCAATTTAGTTTATATGTGGCATCcatctatatattattttactgtgTGGAATTCTGGTTTTtcggatattttttattatgctaTGCAGTCTTCAGTACtcctttgaaaatattttcgtttGTCTTTCTATTTGTAGCATAAAAGCTCCaaaactaatgaaccgattatAACCATTCTTTTACCAATTAATAGCTACATTATCATCGAGTAACATGGACATACTGAGCGTGAAAGGCCAGtgtatataacctctgcctccgattccagagggtgtgggttcgaatccggtccggggcatgcacctccaacttttcagttgtgtgcattttaagaaattaaatatcacaaaaaacATCGAAACaatttctgcgtgtgtgaagtctgccaatccgcattgggccagcgtggtggactattggcctaacccctctcattccgagaggagactcgagcttagcagtgagccaaatatgggttgtaaatgatgaacatggtttatattttaacatCCGTATTCCGCTAGTAGTTGTAGTAAAAGATATCCATATTATGCTACTTTAAGCTGTGGCATAATcactttaaataaactataaaaatatattaagtagttTCGTTGATTGACCTGAACCATACAgataatagaaaattaaatatgattagACTTTGATACATATTTGGCTTTTGATTTGGTTGGACTTtctgtattttaaataattataattgatgcGTAATTTAAAACAGTAATCCTCTGTTTTTGTAGAGTGTTGGATTTGGAATTGAAAAAGGAAGAGACAAAGAAGAAAATTCAAGATATAGAGATGCTAAACGAGGATGATGACAATGATTCCGATAATGAAGCTGAAATTGATGAGTTCTTAGACTGGCGAGCTAAGAAATCTTATTCGTAGCATTACATAATATTGAATATAacggtttattttattttagttttttaattatataattaaaatgtgcAGCAAGTGCCTTGTTCTCTCAATAATCAGACATGCttactgaagtaaaacttttttttatttatgaaagaaGTCTTGCTTTAATCatgtggtctaaagcacacttGTTAATTTAATCTACTCCGCGATTTTTTTCGCGAGATAATCTTAAGAATATGCttgtaaagaaattttaaacccctttaaaatgatatataatggacatgtcccaaaatgggcctttattatttataattttttaagcaggtcgatagtattttttagtagtaaaataccgaccgaattgagaacctcctcctttttgaagtcggttaaaaagtgttcaaaacaggcAATAAAAACGTCATCTGGAATTGAATTCCCGGTGTAAGCTgacaatgtcatgtaatattgtcaaatgtcaataagacacaagttaaaaagaaacattgtatcgtagacagagaagcattaaacaaaaaaatccttaaattgcttttaaaacgCCTTATgcgaacgctactacgcgaagatcatgccaagggaacttagaagaacgtgaaatctttatgaagcagcgccatctacatcctagatttaagattccaggatagtaaatacaattacatagatGTGTACGTACTggaatgtttttagagattaaacccgtgtaagtacggaaaaaaaaccgaaaaaaaagaattatttatccttttaattttgacgcgtaatagaaagaatgtgtttgtatttctaaagcaaagggattattaatgaaaaacagtaagtgtacattaatttcaacgattttccacatagtcatttggcctagtggtgcataacaaaggtacaatataataatcctgagttcgagttcgggggtaacaaaggaaaactttttgtctttttttttgtttttctcaattggtttcttcaactattacaaaatcaaaaatgtctctcctttacaaaaaatatgcattattatttttatactttttacaatactaaaaataccttatctagtcactagatggcgctatcacattcgttccgaaaaaagttcgagtagcctatctatttccaataatacattgtaatctttggcgAAGATCACtaacaatctgtcagggtgtgagttacaagcatgttgccatgataaaaattcttaattaatgttgtcagctaatgaaaaaatacattttatataatgattttaaaaaaatgcgggtacgatcttttaagataaaaaatttTGTGCTGCTTAGTTCACACTCGAAATAAAGGCCCACCCTCCAAACataaattgggacatgtcctttacaAATCTATTCTGTGATCTGTAATATATCTCTGTTTTCTGTTGCTCTGTGTTCTAGATCAGAATTAGAATTTAGAGCCGCAaatctagttttttttaatgtgatcTGTCAGTGTCACTGTCATTTTCCTTTCACTGTCACTTTGtgatttgaaatttgaattattgttttgcacattttgtataaaaatttctatcttcaatttataatataaatattttgtttaagttaataaatatattatctaataattCTAGGGCAGTAGGGCtgcttaagaaaataaatataacatatagaaacatttatttacTCCGTAATTTTGTGAAGAAAATATAATGACTCAAcaaaataatgaacaatttagaaTCTTCACCGAAAAACTGAAAACAGTAGAAGAAAGATCTACGGCTCTTAACGACATTAAAAACTTGTTGGCGTACAAACCGGCATCTGAAGCAGTACCTACTATTAGGAACATCGGAATATCCAAAATCTTACACTGTCTTAACGAAACAGATAAAATGTATGATAGCttatactttaattattttactttgcagaagtctctcataattttaatgtagtcaataatcaatattatcaatattaaaattatattgcttTAAGTATAGAATAATACCCTCACTGGATCCACCAGTCACTTTGATTTTCTGCATAACACTACAACTAGTGTTATACCTCCTTTACATAGcctatttttataattgtaatGCCACTAGGATGTGTTCTGAACCCTGTAGCGACACTGAAAAGTGTGGTTGCTGGGGTAAAGACAGATGTGCAAGTTTTTAAACCTATGCTTCAGAATGAGTATTTTAGGACCTGTACTCTATTTGTAGCatatttgtatatatgttaTACATGTGATCCTTTTAAATCACAATGTATTGGTGAAAAGTGTATTAAAATCTGTTAAACTTGAAGCAaaagcaatttaattttattgtaatgatattttaaattattgtagtgAACAACTAAGTCTTACTTGTGAAGTACTTAAACtatgttttgaaaaatttgataCTGGAGATGTTATAAAAACCTACACAAGTCACATAATGTATTTATTGCGACATGAAAAGGATTGTGTCCGTAGATTGGCTATAGATGAAGTAAGTATTATGTcttaaaaatttactttttttaattaaaagggcCAGCATGGAACCTTTTAATTAATAGgttgtataatatattacaaagcTTTTGTCATGATACAAATATCCGTGGATTCACTATGCTGGCTCCTTTGTCTGACAGAGAGAAAATCTCTGAACTGAATCCTGGACTTGTGACAATTGGTGTATGGTTAAGGATAACTTTGACAATTAACTAACACTCCCATTCTCCACATGTATTGTTCTTCCTGAGTAGCCAAATTTAGTAAAATCCTAATAGAGTAGCTTTGGAtactaatatagaacttgctaaAGTTCTATTGAGGTCAAGATCTTTAaccaagttatagagagattttgctggtaattctCTCCCACCTACTTCAACAGCATATTATAAACTATCTCATATCCATCcaattttagggttctgtacctcaGAAGGAAAAATTAAGATACAGCCGTTCATTAAACAAATAACTCATATTATGACACTGTCAAGAGAATCAAAACTCATTCTATTTATAATGGAATCCTGTGTGAATGAGTCCGACGCACAGTtgtctggtttttttttttaaatattatattttaattttcaggtATGTAAAGTTGTAACAACAGACCCTTCATTGTTGCCAATCCCACAATACATTGACTTGTATGTAGCAATAGGACAAATGGTTGCCGACCAAGATCTTGGTGTAGCTAATAAAGCTGTTCTGATCACCTCTAACTTACCGGCTGAAGCTTATCCAAAAGTGCTTGAAGAGATGAAAATAGCCTTGGAAGGAAACAGTAGTAGTAGATGCAATGCATTTGAGGTAATTGTGAAACATTTTTAacagcatttttaaatattggatagaagcaggcgttactttgcggaagttcatcatgattatataatgatttatttattttgctatcatccgcgaaaattcggcgaacccatgcgacaagtctataggttatatattatccccatattcctacgggaatgagaataacgcgggtgaaaccgcgcagcgtcagctagtaagtaatataattatacacaACAGACATTATTTTGTGCTAAAACCCAATTAAAGTTTCATCCTAAACTAAATCACACTTTtaacaaacaaagttttatttatattgaccCAGCATTTCTGAAGTgtaggttttaatatattttttcataaacattggaaaatttaattgttaattttttatataatgtctaaataatttatatttaattcttaataagcagcgccggcccgaggtaaattttagaacggagcgagatccaattatagcgcctttcctgtttgctcctaacattatatactaaggacgtttgaaaagttcgtagcctaacgtatatcggaatgtcatacatttttaaccgacttcaaaaaaggagaaggaggtttctcaattcgattcgatttcgattcgattcaagccgtttaactcataaagattttaactggattttcagacacttctttcagatacggctttaattaacacagcactaacttggtaccgccttcaaactgatcagaaggtacatGTTATGTTTCGCTACAAAGATCgaaaagacaagatcgaaaagaaataaacttcttttcgatcttgtctttaccatttcggcgccccctaggatttggcgcctggagcgaccgctccgttcgccgtatggacggtccggccctgttaataagtatacttaaataatattttaggtgATTGTCAATATTTCAACCAAGTCATATGATATATTGGAAATGTGTGTAGCACATGGATATTTTGACTTCATGGTAACTGAATTACAAACTGATGATATACTGTATCAGATGAATATTTTGGAATTACTATCTCAGTTGGCAATAAAACCTCATGGGATCACCTTCCTAGTGAAACAAGGAGCCTTACAAAAGTTATCAGAACTAATTATGGATCTTCAGAATAATCCATTTAGGGGACTTCTAACACCAGGTATTTTTCACATTTGTTAATTTCAACTGtgcattaaatattttgattttgtctACCCATTTCATATGGCCCCCACATTGCTAGTCCACTGAATTCCTAGTGTCTATTATCACATAAGATAGTAAAAATATCACTTACTATAATTTGATGGTCATATTGTATGTCGATTTATACCTCACCCTAGTGCTGCCCCTAGCGGATTTTTCAAAACCTTTTGAGGAAACAGGCTCATTGttgaaaaagaaatgttttaattatttataagctTACTCACAAAGTAATACATATGAACGTTGCTCCATTGCACATTGTATTGGTAGTATTTATGGTGATATAAGGCAATGGAAAATTATTCTATCtatagtatttttattcttttacaggTTATATGAAGTTCTTTGGATGCATCGCTCATTGTTACCCAAAAGAAATATTCCAGAAATATCCAGCTTTACTGGAGCTATTGTTTAATGCATTAGAGTCTGATGACCTCACAATTTTACCAGTTGCTCTAGACACCCTTGGATTCATAGGAACAACATGGGAAGGAAAATTAAGCTTAGTAGCATTAGGTAAAcaccaacaatattttatactagagatagggcattAGCACAtaaaaactgaggcggacaaaatgtGCATAGTTGTCTGAATAATATTTAGTCGCTTTttaaacaaaagttattttgtacaaataatgTGTACAATGtctagttgtgtgttcaggaactgtaaaaactattgtgtatgtgtgtgctcagtggagtcgctaaattcgtaaaactttttgcagtgattttgttggcacgtAACATAACCTGTTTAATACCAATCCGTACCAATGATATAGTATAACGTATCATTGGTAAACACTAACTGCTGAACCAGTCATGATGCATatctacattattattattaatctggAATAATTTAAAACTGTTAAAAATACTACAGGGTGATTACCGCGTCCAATAGCTAGTTAGGCATAAATGGtcaattttgtctttataatttattactgtCACAGCAGTCTTTATTTCATATCAGTAATTTTACATTACCAGCTGTTTTAgtagaggggatatggaactaAGACCTACCATGCTATTGTAATGTGAGTTTGTGAGCTTACGTAATTACGTAATTTCTTGAACAAAAAACGCTTAATATGTAGATTTATAAACTACCAAAAAGGCAACCGCTGTTTAGCTATAGATAATACTTGTAAGATGATCTGAAGTCAATGTGAGGAAATGTATGGTTTGTTATAGAggggaaagtttgtgtgtaagtgtgtatgtttggtcctttgcgctgcggttactgaaacaatttgtctgaaatttggaatggaaatagatttgactcaagattaacacataggcacaacttttattgatacaagttggcaggagggtagtttatcaaaagttgttactaaccagatgttttttttcactgttgattatttactaataattatacatcttaacagccacaatgtcccaCAAATTGcatacattatctcgttccgacgctcagaaatttttatttccttgtaactcagttagctaacagaatcaagaattttcgaaaataaaatgtCGATCTACTCacgaaaattaacttgatagtaatcagttgtacaaaatgttccacggatccctgactattctTATTTTTCAGGAAGCAAATACACACAAACTATTCAGAATATAGgcgttattattaaaaatagtagAGTTGAAATTAAAGTTCGCGCTTTACACTGCATGTCGAATTTGATCTGCACTCAAAAGGATCCAAAAGCCAAAACTGAAGAAGTGGATCAAAGGATAACACTGATGACTCGTGAATGGTTCAGAAGCTTGAGTAAACAACCAGGACCAATGGAAGTATTGTTTGATATTTGTAAAAATCCTTTTCTGGACATACAATTAGCTGGCCTAACTTTGCTGGATGCTGTTTGTCAACATCAGTGGGGACAGGAAATGGTAGCACAGGTTGCAGGTAATTATTctgttatttatgtatttgcTCTATATTTCTAGGACTCTGTGTAATACATTTGACTCAAGacaaataatacttactatCCTAACATATAAATGTGGGCATAGGTCTCGTAACTCTCGTATGGTCTTTCAAACACTAATCTTGACAGTTAtggggtcgtcattccaacaTCTGGCCCCGCCCAATGCTTTGCGACTTGTTGAGCTACTTGTGTGTTGGTAACTTCGCAAgacacataattaaaaatttaaatgggtattaatacttaaatagtatttttatttagtaaaaaagtaACAACTAAGTATTAACATAAAATGTAAAGAACAACTCAATGAAAAACTTTGAACAGATTAGAATGtgacaataaaaatttgtttattacttGTAACTAGAACACAAGATATTTTACCCCGCTTGTCTTCATGCAAATCtcttaacaataattaaattcatGCGATCTATCTAtcagataaattaaatttagctcAGGGTTAACTAAAggctttatataaaaaaacgttGTTCTTTTAAATTCCAATATAATAATCTGAACCATATTATTGTTTGTGCTTAAAAATGGTAAATTCATTAAAAGCTAGGAGCTTTGTGTTACAGGAATAATAGTGTccttttaaatagtttaaattctcaATTAATATTTCCAGGATTTGTAGAATATCTTCTAGATCGTTCAGTTGACAATGCAAAGCAATCGAATGAAGCCAAGTATGATATAGTAAAACGCCTGACACAATCTTCAGCTTTTGACAGTAATATTATTACAAGACTCCAAACATATGTGGAACAAGGACCGTTTTATTCAGAAACAACGCTTCAAGTTGCTATGGAAGAGGAGTGAATATGTTCaacatatttttatcatattgcagaatacataaaaataacttggcttatataaagttacaaaaaaactacttttctggacaatagtaggtacataaaaacaGAGCTAACATA includes:
- the LOC112042871 gene encoding 26S proteasome non-ATPase regulatory subunit 5, with translation MTQQNNEQFRIFTEKLKTVEERSTALNDIKNLLAYKPASEAVPTIRNIGISKILHCLNETDKIEQLSLTCEVLKLCFEKFDTGDVIKTYTSHIMYLLRHEKDCVRRLAIDEVCKVVTTDPSLLPIPQYIDLYVAIGQMVADQDLGVANKAVLITSNLPAEAYPKVLEEMKIALEGNSSSRCNAFEVIVNISTKSYDILEMCVAHGYFDFMVTELQTDDILYQMNILELLSQLAIKPHGITFLVKQGALQKLSELIMDLQNNPFRGLLTPGYMKFFGCIAHCYPKEIFQKYPALLELLFNALESDDLTILPVALDTLGFIGTTWEGKLSLVALGSKYTQTIQNIGVIIKNSRVEIKVRALHCMSNLICTQKDPKAKTEEVDQRITLMTREWFRSLSKQPGPMEVLFDICKNPFLDIQLAGLTLLDAVCQHQWGQEMVAQVAGFVEYLLDRSVDNAKQSNEAKYDIVKRLTQSSAFDSNIITRLQTYVEQGPFYSETTLQVAMEEE